In one Cronobacter dublinensis subsp. dublinensis LMG 23823 genomic region, the following are encoded:
- a CDS encoding succinate dehydrogenase iron-sulfur subunit, producing the protein MKLEFSIYRYNPDVDDAPRMQDYTLDQEEGRDMMLLDALMLLKEKDPSLSFRRSCREGVCGSDGLNMNGKNGLACITPVSSLGAGKQKIVIRPLPGLPVIRDLVVDMGQFYAQYEKIKPYLLNNGHNPPAREHLQMPEQREKLDGLYECILCACCSTSCPSFWWNPDKFIGPAGLLAAYRFLIDSRDTETNERLDGLSDAFSVFRCHSIMNCVSVCPKGLNPTRAIGHIKSMLLQRSA; encoded by the coding sequence ATGAAACTCGAGTTTTCCATTTATCGCTATAACCCGGATGTCGACGACGCGCCGCGCATGCAGGATTACACCCTGGATCAGGAAGAAGGGCGCGACATGATGCTGCTCGACGCCCTGATGCTGCTGAAAGAAAAGGACCCGAGCCTCTCTTTCCGCCGCTCCTGCCGTGAAGGCGTGTGTGGCTCCGACGGCCTGAACATGAACGGTAAAAACGGTCTGGCCTGTATTACGCCGGTCTCAAGCTTAGGCGCGGGTAAGCAGAAAATCGTTATCCGTCCGCTGCCCGGTCTGCCGGTTATCCGCGACCTCGTAGTGGACATGGGGCAGTTCTACGCCCAATATGAGAAGATTAAACCTTACTTGTTGAATAATGGACACAATCCGCCGGCGCGCGAGCATTTGCAGATGCCGGAACAGCGCGAGAAGCTCGACGGGCTGTATGAGTGCATTCTCTGCGCCTGCTGTTCGACGTCGTGCCCGTCGTTCTGGTGGAACCCGGATAAGTTCATTGGTCCGGCAGGGCTGCTGGCCGCGTATCGCTTCCTTATCGACAGCCGCGATACCGAAACCAACGAGCGCCTGGATGGCCTTAGCGACGCGTTCAGCGTGTTCCGTTGCCACAGCATCATGAACTGCGTGAGCGTTTGTCCGAAGGGGTTAAACCCGACGCGCGCCATCGGTCATATTAAGTCGATGCTGTTGCAGCGCAGCGCGTAA